The genomic stretch ACCGCCGGCTCGTGCGTGACTGGAATGCCTACCTGCTCGCCGTCTTCGAGCGGCTGGCGGCCCATGGCCGGGGTGGTAGCCGGGTGGATGACAAGGACATCGCGGCATGACCTACCTGATGGAGTCGGCCCAGGAGGTGCACCGCCTGCAAGCGCAGGCGAGCGCCACCTCCTACGCGGACCGGCTGAGGCTCACCGGGCTGAGGCCCGGGGACGCCGCACTGGATGTGGGTTGTGGTCCCGGCGTCATCACCTCGGAGATGCTGGACGTGGTGGGGCCGCACGGCTGCGTGGTGGGCATCGAGCCGCAGGCCGAACACCTGGCGGCGGCCCGGGGGCTGCTGGCGGGCAGGCCCAATGTGGAGCTGCGTCAGGGCGCGCTGCCGGAGACACATCTGCCCGCCGACCACTTCGACTACGTCTGGTGCCAGTACGTCTTCGAGTACCTGGGAGAGCCGGGCCCCGCGCTGGCGGAGCTGGTGCGCGTGGTCCGCCCCGGTGGGCGCGTGGTGGTGGCGGACATCGACGGGGTGGGGCTGTGGAACTGGCCCTTTCCGGAGGACCTCCAGGAGGAGAGCCAGAAGCTGCTCGCCGCCCTGCGCGCGGCGCGCTTCGACCTGCACGCGGGCCGCAAGCTGTTCCACCTGTTCCGCAAGGCGGGGTTGGTGGACGTGCGCGTGCACATCTCCCCGTTCTACGTGGCGGCGGGCGCGGTGGACGCGCGGCTCCGCGAGGACTGGGTCATCCGCTTCCGGACGCTGCGCCCGCTCGCCGAGCCCTTCTTCGGGGGCTCCGGCCCCTATGACGCTTTCTGTGAACGCTTCCTCGCACTCCTGGACGACGCCGACACCCTCAAATATGCGATGGTGTTGACGACCGAAGGAGTGAAGCGTTGACCGTCCCCGCGGAACTGGCCTCCGCACCGTCAGCCCCCGACACACCCGAGCTGAGTGTCCGGATGCTGCGCAGCGTGATGTTGTACTACGAGCGGACCTACGGCCGGGACCGGCTGGTGCGGGTGTGGCAGCGCGAGGCGCTGCCGCTGACGTTGGCGTACGTGGAGACGCTCACCAACTTCGTCTCCGTGGGGTTCACCGAGCGGCTCTTCGACGTGCTCGACAAGGACTCCGGTGATCCGGACTTCATGACGAAGGCGGGGCGCAGCATCGCCAGTCCGGAGGCGGTGGGCTTCCTCTATTACATGATGAAGGCGCTGGCCACGCCGCGCAGCGTCTACGAGCGAGCGCTGGAGCTGGACCACACGTACAACCGCGTGGGCGGCTTCCACATCGACACGCTCACCGACTCGCGGGTGCAGGTGCGCTACGTCAGCCGCATCCGCGAAAGAGATCGCAACTTCTGCCGCGCGCGCCAGGGCAACCTGTCCGCGTTCCCCGCCATCTGGAACCTGCCCCTGGCGGAGGTGAAGGAGCTGCGCTGCCAGGTGGATGGGGCGGACTGCTGCGAGTACGACATCCGCTGGCAGAGCCTGCCGCCCCTGGCGTGGCGCTACATCGTGGGCGGCATGGCGGGCATGGTGGCCGGCCTGCTGTCGGGCACGTTGAACCTGGCGCCCCCCATCTTCGCGGTCAGCTCCCTGGGCATGGTGGGCGTGGCGGCGGGGGCGTGGCTGGACACGCGCGCGGCCCTGCTGCGCAAGGACGAGAAGCTGTCGGAGCAGCACCAGGGCCTGCAGACGTCCCTGGAGGACCTGCAGCGGCGCAACGAGGAGATCTTCGCCGCCAACAAGGCGCTCGAGGACCGCGTGGCCGAGCGGACACAGGAGCTGTCCGAGGCCAATACGAAGTTGGAGGCGTCGCTCACGCGGCAGCAGGAGCTGGACCGGCTCAAGAGCGAGTTCTTCGACAACGTCAGCCACGAGCTGCGCACGCCGCTCACGCTCATCCTGCTGACGCTGGAGGCGCTGGCGAAGCAGGCGGAGTCGCTGCCAGCGGAAGTACCTCCGCTGGTGACGAACATGGAGCGCAGCGCGCAGCGCCTGCTGCGGCTCATCAACAACCTGCTGGACCTGGCGCAACTGGAGTCGGGCAAGGCGCGCCTGCGCTACCAGCCGCTGGAGCTGTTCGGCTTCCTGAGCACGGTGGTGCCGCCGTTCCACACCATGGCGGAGCGGCAGGGCGTGACGCTGCGGCTGGAGGGCGGCACGGTGACGCCCGTCCACGTGGACCACGAGCGCATCGACATCGTCTTCCAGAACCTGCTCGGCAACGCGCTGAAGTTCACCCAGAAGGGTGGGGTGACGGTGCGCGTGCGCGAGGACGACTTGGAGGTGCACGTCGAGGTGGAGGACTCCGGCCAGGGCATCGCCCCGCAGGACATCCCCGTCATCTTCGACCGCTTCTCCCAGGCGGATAACAGCGGCACCCGGCGCTTTGGTGGCTCGGGCATCGGTCTGGCGCTGGTGAAGGAGACGCTGGAACTGCACGCCGGCGGCATCTCCGTGACGAGCGAGCTGGGGCAGGGCTCCGTCTTCCACGTGCGGCTGCCCAAGGGCTCCGCGCACATCCGCGAGGACTTGCGCGAGCGGCGTCAGGCCGTCATGCCCGTGCGCCGCGAGCGCCGAATCTCCGGGGCCTTCCCCTCGCTGGAGCCGACGGGGGCGGATGTCCTGGGCGCGGCGCCTCCTCCGGCCAGGGACCACGCGGGGCCGGGGCCCGAGGCGCCCCGCATCATGGTGGTGGAGGACGACCCGGAGATTCGGAGCTTCCTCGCCCGGCTGCTGGCCCAGCACTACCGGGTGCTGGAGGCCATCAACGGCGACGACGGGCGGCAGCGCGCGCTGCGCGAGCGGCCGGACCTCATCCTGTCGGACGTGATGATGCCCGTCATGTCCGGCCTGCAGATGCTGACCGCCCTGCGCAATGACCCGCAGACGGTGGACATCCCCGTCATCCTCCTCACCGCGCGCCAGGAGGTGGCGGCCAAGGTGGAGGGCCTGGGCACAGGGGCCAATGACTACCTGGGCAAGCCCTTCAGCCCGAACGAGCTGCTGGCGCGCATCGAAACCCAGCTGCGCCTGCGCGAGGCGGCCGTGCGCGCCGCGGAGAACGAGCGGCTGGCGGCCATCGGCCTGCTCACGTCCGGCTTCGCGCATGAGGTGCGCAACCCGCTCAACGGGCTGATGAACGCGCTGCTGCCGCTCAAGGACATGCTGACGGTTGGCACCGCCGACGTGGAGCTGAGCAAGGCCATGCTGGAGGTGGTGGAGGAGTGTGGCCAGCGCATCCGCCACCTGGCCGAATCCCTGCTCTCCTTCACGCGCACCAGCGAGTCCCCGGTGGTGCTGTCCCTGGACTCGTCGCTGGACTCCACCCTGAGCGTGCTGGCGTGGAAGGTGCCGCCGGGCGTCAAGGTGGAGCGCGCGTACCACTGCGGCGAGCCCATCCGGGGCAACCCAGGCGCCCTGAACCAGGTGTGGCTCAACCTCCTGGACAACGCCCTGCGCGCGGTGGGCGACAAGGGGCGCGTGCGCATCTCCACGGCCAACACGGCGGAGGAGGCCATCGTCACCATCGGTGATGACGGGGTGGGCATCCGCCCGGAGGACATGGAGCGGCTCTTCCAGCCCTTCTTCTCCACCCGCGCGGCGGGCGAGGGGACGGGGTTGGGGTTGGCGCTCAGCCGCCGCATCATCATCCAGCACGGAGGGAGCATCGCCCTGAGCAGTGTTCCGGGAGAGGGCACGCAGGTGGAGGTCCGCCTGCCGCTGCGCCCCGTGGCGCCTCGTGTCACGGGAGGCATGCCCGACCTCGCGTCCGAGCCGCGCGTCGGCCGCCTGGGCTGACGCAGGACGCAAAGGCCCCGCCCGAGCCCACGGCGCCCGGGCGGCGGAGAAGGGGAATTCCCTATCCGCGCAGGTGTCCTCCTGGGCACGGCCCGCGTGTCTGCTACAGTCACGCCACTTTTTCGTCGCACCTCTCCTTTTTCAAGGAAACGACCTGCATGCAAGGCACCGTAGCCGCGGGTGATGCCCGCAAGGGGCACCCGCGAGGGCTGTATCTCCTGTTCTTCACTGAGATGTGGGAGCGCATGTCGTATTACGGCATGCGTGGCCTGCTCGTGCTCTTCCTCACGAGCAAGGTCAACGGAGGATTTGGCTGGTCCACCGCGGACGCACTCAGCCTCTACGGCACCTATACGGGCCTGGTGTACCTGACGCCCATCGCCGGCGGCTTCATCGCGGACCGCTACATGGGGCAGCGCCGGGCGGTGGTGCTCGGCGGCGTGTTGATGATGATAGGCCACCTCATCCTGGCCTTGCCCAGCGTGACGATGTTCTACGCGGGCCTGGGATTCCTCATCATCGGCAACGGCTTCTTCAAGCCGAACATCTCCACCATGGTGGGCGGGCTGTACGCGCCCGGTGACGGCCGCCGTGACAGCGCCTTCACCATCTTCTACATGGGCATCAACCTGGGCGCGGTGCTCGGCAACTTCATCTGCGGCACGCTGGGTGAGCGCGTGGGCTGGCACTGGGGCTTCGGCGCCGCCGGCGTGGGCATGCTCCTGGGCCTGATCGCCTTCGTGTCGCTGCAGAGCAAGCTGCTGGGGAAGGTGGGCCTGGTGCCGGAGCGGATGGTGGCCGCCGCCGAGGCGAAGCCGGGCACCCCGGAGAAGTCGGGCTTCAGCCGCGATGAGTTCGACCGCATCCTCGTCATCTTCATCATGGCGCTGTTCGTCGTCGCCTTCTGGACGGGGTTCGAGCAGGCCGGCGGTTTGATGAACCTCTACACGAACGCGAAGGTGGACCGCGGCATCCTGGGTTGGGAAGTGCCGACGACCTGGTTCCAGAACTTCAACTCCATCTTCATCGTCACGCTGGCGCCGATTTTCGCCGGCCTGTGGAGCTGGCTGGCCGCGCGCGGCAAGGACCCGAGCATCCCGGTGAAGATGAGCATGGGCCTGCTGTTCCTCTCCGCCGGCTTCCTCTTCATGCTGGGCGCCTCCAGCGAGAGCGCCTCGACGGGCAAGGCGGCGGCGTGGTGGGTGGTGATGGCCTACCTGCTGCACACCATGGGTGAGCTGTGCCTGTCGCCCGTGGGCCTGTCCATGGTGACCAAGGTGGCGCCGGCGCGCATCGTCTCCGCGATGATGGGCGTGTGGTTCCTCGCGAACGCGGCGGCCAACAAGCTGGCCGGTGTCTTCGGTGGCTACTCGGAGAAGCTGGGCGAGTTCAGCGTGTTCCTCTACATCTCCGTGGGAACGGGCATCGCTGGCGTGCTGCTGCTCGTCGTGTCGCCCATCCTCAAGCGGATGATGCACGGCACGGACGAGGTGAAGCCCTCCGCGCCCACCTCCGAGCAGCAGGGCGGCTCGGTGGCGGCGGCCTGAGCGGTCGCGGACTCCTCCTGATTGAAGTCCAGACGCCGGCGTCCCGATGGGGCGCCGGCGTTTCTGTTCGCGGAGCTGGCGGCCTCGCGGCGGTCCGATGCCGAAACGCGCCCGGGGGGCTGCTCCGGCGTTTCCGTTCGCGCCCCTGTCCGCGCCACGCCTGAAACACAAACGCCGGCGCACCTCAGGGGTGCACCGGCGTCCACTGCTGCGGGCTGACCGCCTGGCTACGCGGACTTCGCCGAGCCGGGCGTCACACCGGCGGCGGTGCGCTCCTCGGTGGGGACGGGCGCGGACGTCTGGTAGTAGTCGCGCACCACGTAGCGGCGGGCCACCAGGGCCATACCCACTGCGGCCACCAGGGCGAAGCCGGCGTAGAAGAAGAACTGCCCGGAGCCCGTGAAGACGTTGAGCTTCGCGGTGATGGCCACCGCCACGTTGGCCAGCGTGTTCGTCACCAGCCACACGCTCTGGATGGTGCCCTTCATCTCACGCGGGGCCTGCGTGTACGCGAACTCCAGGCCCGTGGTGGACATCAGGATTTCGCCCAGCGTCAGCACGATGTACGGGAGAATCTGCCACGCGATGTTCAGCGTCGTGCCGCCCTCCATCGTCACCTGGAAGATGCCGGCGATGATGAACGACAGCGCGCCAATCACCAGGCCCAGCGGCATGCGCCGCAGCGGCGTCAGCTCCCAGCCGAAGCGTTGGAAGGCCGGGTAGACGACGGCCGTCAGGAAGGGGATGAGCAGCATCACCAGCAGCGGATTGACGAACTGCATCTGGCTGGCTTGGAAGGTGAACGGCCCCACCTGCGGGTCCATGGACCGGGCCTGCACCACCCACGTCGAAGCCTTCTGGTCGAAGAGCATCCAGAAGAAGGGCACGAAGGGGAGCAGCAGCGCGCTCACCTTGAACACCGCCTTCACGCCGTCCACGGCCTCCTCGGGGTGCTCCCGCTTCGCGCCGTCCAGCCAGCCGCCGCCCTGGCCGCGGTTGCGCAGCGCGCTGGCCACCACCTTGAAGAAGCTGTGCGGATTGGCGCCCGTCGCCGGCACCCGGACGTACTTGTGACGGCCCGCCCAGAAGATGAACGTCGCGATGAACATCAGCACCCCGGGGATGCCGAAGGCCACCGACGGCCCGAAGTGCTTGAGCAGCAGGGGGATGAACAGCGACGCGAAGAACGAGCCGAAGTTGATGGTCCAGTAGAAGATGGCGAAGACCTTCTTCACCAGGTGGCTGTTGGACTCGTTGAACTGGTCCCCCACCATTGCCGCCACGCAGGGCTTGATGCCGCCACTGCCAATGGCGATGAGCGCCAGGCCCGTGAAGAACCCCGTGACGCTGTTCTCGAAGACGGCGAGGCACGCGTGGCCCAGGCAGTACACCAGGCTCAGCCCCAGGATGATGCGGTACTTCCCGAAGAACCGGTCCGCCAGGTAGCCGCCGATGAGCGGGAAGAAGTACACGCCCGCCATGAACGTGTGCATCAGGCTCTTGGCTTCGGCCTCGCGCAGCGCGTTGTCCGGTATCTGCGTGCGCAGCAGGTAGTCGATGAGGAACACCGTGAGGATGTTCCGCATCCCGTAGAAGCTGAAGCGCTCACACGCCTCGTTGCCGATGATGAAGGGGATTTGCGGCGGGAACTTGCTGCTCTGCGCGGCGGTTGCCTGGGCCATACGACGGGGTGCTCCCTCGTGACGAAAGGTGGGGGCTCCTAGATTCTGAGAAGCCGCACCCTACCCAACGCGCCGCCGGGACTCCACCGAACGGAAGGGCCCCGCCGCGCCACCCGGCGCTTCCCTGGCCGCACCCATGCCGGAAATCTCCGGTAAGACTACCTGCGTCATTCCGGTGGGCGTGCGTGTTTGTTAATACAACTCAAGTTGCCTGGCTGGGTTTGACAGGCATTGGAATATCCCTATCATTTCCCATGATGTCTTTCCTCCAAGGTGGTGCGAGGGGGTGGGGGTGAATGAAGGCACCCCCGTCCCCCCGCTCCATTTTCCCAGGAGGCATTGCGCGGTGCGCCGTCAGCCCCGCGCGCCCTTCTTCACGGGCACCGGGTCGTCCACACGCACGCCCACGCGGGCCCGGCGGGCCTTGGTGAGCACGTGGCCCAGGTAGCGGCCGGTGTGGCTGCCTTCGACCTCGGCGACCTGCTCGGGCGTGCCAGCGGCCAGAATCCTGCCGCCGCCCGCGCCGCCCTCGGGGCCCAGGTCGATGAGCCAATCCGCGCTCTTGATGACGTCCAGGTTGTGCTCGATGACGAGCACGCTGTTGCCCGCCTCCACCAGCCGGTTGAGCACGGACAGCAGCTTGCGGATGTCCTCGAAGTGCAGGCCGGTGGTGGGCTCGTCGAGGATGTAGAGGGTGCGCCCGGTGGCCACGCGCGCCAGCTCGCGGGCCAGCTTGATGCGCTGGGCCTCGCCGCCGGACAGGGTGGGGGAGGGCTGCCCCAGGCGGATGTAGCCCAGACCGACGTCATGGAGCGTCTGCAGCACACGCATGATGTCGCGGTGAGCGCCGAAGTGCTCCATCGCCTCGCGCACGCTCATATCGAGCACCTCGGCGATGTTCTTCCCCTTGTAGCGCACGCGCAGGGTGGCCTCGTTGAAGCGCTTGCCGGCGCACACCTCGCAGGGCACGTAGACGTCCGCCAGGAAATGCATCTCCACCAGCTTCACTCCGTCGCCTTCGCATGCCTCGCAGCGGCCGCCCTTGATGTTGAAGCTGAAGCGGCCCGGCCCGTAGCCGAACGCGCGCGCCTCGGGCGTCATCGCGAACACCTCGCGGATGTTGTCGAAGAGCTTGGTGTACGTGGCCGGGTTGCTGCGCGGCGTGCGGCCGATGGGGCGCTGGTCGATGTCGATGACCTTGTCCAGGTGCTCCATGCCCAGCACGGCCTTGTGCTTGCCCGGGGATTCACGGCTCTCGTAGAGGTGCCGCGCCAGGGCCGGGAAGAGAATCTCGTTGATGAGCGTGGACTTGCCCGCGCCGGACACGCCGGTAATCGCGCTGAAGACGCCCAGCGGAATCTCCGCGTCCACGTTCTTCAGGTTGTTCTCCTGCGCCCCCTGGATGACCAGCTTGCGCTTCGGGTCCGGCTTGCGGCGCTCCTGCGGAATCTCGATTTCCTGCCGCCCGGAGAGGTACGCGCCGGTGGAGCTGGCCTCGTTCGCCATGACCTGCTCCGGCGTGCCCTGGGCCACCACCTGGCCGCCCAGCTCGCCCGCGCCCGGACCGAAGTCCACCAGCCAGTCCGCCTCCTCCATCGTCTCCTCGTCGTGCTCCACGACGATGACGGAGTTGCCCAAGTCCCGCAGGCGCTTGAGCGTCAGCAGCAGCTTGCCGTTGTCGCGCTGGTGCAGGCCGATGGAGGGCTCATCCAGGATGTAGATGACGCCCGTCAGCTCACTGCCCATCTGCGACGCCAGCCGGATGCGCTGGCTCTCACCGCCTGACAGCGTGGACGCGGTGCGGTCCAGCATCAGGTAGCCCAGGCCCACGTCCACCAGGAAGGACAGGCGGCTGCGAATCTCCTTCAGCAGCTCGGTGGCGATCTTCCGCTCGTGCGCGGACAGGGCCATGTCGCCCAGGAAGCCCAGCGAGTCGGAGATGGTCAGCCGGCTCAGCTCGACGATGCTTCGCCCGTGCACCTTCACCGCGCGGCTCTCCGGCTTCAGGCGCTCGCCCTTGCAGGACGGGCAGGGCTTGTCGCTGAAGTACTTCTGGAGCTCGGTGCGGCGCGCCTCGGAGGTGGTCGTCTTGAAGTTGCGCATCATGCGCTCGACCAGGCCCTCCCATTCCATCTTGTACTTGCCGCCCTCGCCCCACGCGACGGTGAAGGACTTGCCATTGGCGCCGTACATCAGCGTGTCCTTCTCACGCTTGGTCAGCTTCGCGTAGGGCACGTCCAGATCAATCTTGAAGGCCTTGGCCAGGCTCTCCACGAAGTCGGCTGTCCAGCCCTCGCCGCGGTTCATGCTGCCGGCCCACGGTTCGATGGCGCCATCGCGGATGCTGCGTGACGTGTCCGGGACGATGAGGTCCGGGTCCATCTCCGGCTTGGTGCCCAGACCGTTGCAGTCCGTGCACATCCCCAGGGGGTTGTTGAAGGAGAAGGACGCGGGCGTCAAATCACCGAAGGACAGGCCACACTTGGAGCAGGCATTGAGCTCGGACATCACCCGGTCGGAGGCGAGCGTGCCCTTCTCGTCGGTGATGATGAGCGTGCCCTTGCCTTCTCGCAGCGCCGTCTCCACGGAGTCGGTGAGGCGCGTCTTCACGTCCGGCTTGAGCACCACGCGGTCGATGACGAGCGCGATGTCGTGCTTGGACTTCTTGTCCAACTCGATGCGCTCCTCCAGGCTCTTGAGCGCGCCGTCGATGCGGGCACGGGAGAAGCCGCGCTTCTGGGCCTCGGCGAGCAGGTCCTTGTGCTCGCCCTTGCGGTTCGTCACCAGCGGCGCCAGCACCTGGAGCTTGGTGCCCGCGGGGGCCTTGAGGATTTCATCGACAATCTGCTGCGCGCTCTGCTTGCCCACCTTCACGCCACAGTTGGGGCAGTGCTGCACCCCGATGGAGGCATAAAGTACGCGCAGATAGTCGTGTACTTCCGTGACGGTGCCCACCGTGGAGCGGGGGTTGTTGCTGGCCGCCTTCTGCTCGATGGAGATGGTGGGCGACAGGCCGCGAATGGTGTCGTACTTCGGCTTCTCCATCTGCCCCAGGAACTGCCGTGCATAGGCGGAGAGGCTCTCCACGTAGCGGCGCTGGCCTTCCGCGTAGAGGGTGTCGAAGGCGAGCGAGCTCTTGCCCGAACCAGACACGCCGGTGAAGACGACGAGCTTTTTCTTGGGAATGTCCAAGGAGACGTTCTTGAGGTTGTGCTCCTTGGCGCCTCTGAGGGAAATGACGTCGGGCTCGGACATGGGCGGGCGATCTACCACTGAATATGTGTTCCGGTAGGGGGAAACACGTTGGAACCGCTCTGGATACAGGAGAACGTCCTGGGTTGCGCCCCGCATCCCACATCTGGCGACCCTTCAGGCGGGGAGGCGTCCCTGAAATCTCCGAGCCCCTCCTGGGCCACTCAGAGGGGGCGAAGTCGCGACGCCTGGCCGCCTGCCCCACCCGGACGGAGGATTCGTCTGTGTGACACCTGGGGTTCCTGAAGGAATTTCAGAAGTGTCCTGCGAAAGGACACCCGCATTTCCCGGGCGGGCTCTGGCGTTTCCCTGCGAGGCCAGGGGGTTGCCGCGTGGGAGCGCCCCTCGCCTCTCTGTGGGCGGACCGGGCACCGGGGTTGCAAAGGGCCCCCCGCTGAGCCGTGAGGTGAACCAGGGTGTGTTCCTGGCGTCTCCCGGTGGGGCGGGGAGGACGTTATGCGCAGGGCGTTTGGGCTGGTGGCGTTGGTGGTGGTGATGGTGGCGGGAGGGGCGTGTGAACGGCCCGCCTCTCAAAAGGCAAAGAGCGCCTTCGTCGTCAGGCCAGAGACTGTGGACTTCGGTCCCGCGGCGCTGGGGCATACCAAGACGTTCAAGCTGCGAATCGCCAACGCGGGCCGGGCTTCCTATCGTGTGGAAGGCGCCGTCTCCAGCGTGCCCAACGTCGACATTCCCCCCTTCGAGCCCTTCATCCTGTCCGCGGGTGGCGAGCAGGACATCGAAATCCACTTCCTGCCGCGGGTAGAGGGCGAGATTCAGGGCGTGGTGGAAATCATCACCGACGCGGAGGTCGGTGGACGCGTGCCGGTGTCCGGCCGCGGCGTGAAGGCCTTCCTCGAG from Myxococcus xanthus encodes the following:
- a CDS encoding methyltransferase domain-containing protein, which codes for MTYLMESAQEVHRLQAQASATSYADRLRLTGLRPGDAALDVGCGPGVITSEMLDVVGPHGCVVGIEPQAEHLAAARGLLAGRPNVELRQGALPETHLPADHFDYVWCQYVFEYLGEPGPALAELVRVVRPGGRVVVADIDGVGLWNWPFPEDLQEESQKLLAALRAARFDLHAGRKLFHLFRKAGLVDVRVHISPFYVAAGAVDARLREDWVIRFRTLRPLAEPFFGGSGPYDAFCERFLALLDDADTLKYAMVLTTEGVKR
- a CDS encoding ATP-binding protein produces the protein MTVPAELASAPSAPDTPELSVRMLRSVMLYYERTYGRDRLVRVWQREALPLTLAYVETLTNFVSVGFTERLFDVLDKDSGDPDFMTKAGRSIASPEAVGFLYYMMKALATPRSVYERALELDHTYNRVGGFHIDTLTDSRVQVRYVSRIRERDRNFCRARQGNLSAFPAIWNLPLAEVKELRCQVDGADCCEYDIRWQSLPPLAWRYIVGGMAGMVAGLLSGTLNLAPPIFAVSSLGMVGVAAGAWLDTRAALLRKDEKLSEQHQGLQTSLEDLQRRNEEIFAANKALEDRVAERTQELSEANTKLEASLTRQQELDRLKSEFFDNVSHELRTPLTLILLTLEALAKQAESLPAEVPPLVTNMERSAQRLLRLINNLLDLAQLESGKARLRYQPLELFGFLSTVVPPFHTMAERQGVTLRLEGGTVTPVHVDHERIDIVFQNLLGNALKFTQKGGVTVRVREDDLEVHVEVEDSGQGIAPQDIPVIFDRFSQADNSGTRRFGGSGIGLALVKETLELHAGGISVTSELGQGSVFHVRLPKGSAHIREDLRERRQAVMPVRRERRISGAFPSLEPTGADVLGAAPPPARDHAGPGPEAPRIMVVEDDPEIRSFLARLLAQHYRVLEAINGDDGRQRALRERPDLILSDVMMPVMSGLQMLTALRNDPQTVDIPVILLTARQEVAAKVEGLGTGANDYLGKPFSPNELLARIETQLRLREAAVRAAENERLAAIGLLTSGFAHEVRNPLNGLMNALLPLKDMLTVGTADVELSKAMLEVVEECGQRIRHLAESLLSFTRTSESPVVLSLDSSLDSTLSVLAWKVPPGVKVERAYHCGEPIRGNPGALNQVWLNLLDNALRAVGDKGRVRISTANTAEEAIVTIGDDGVGIRPEDMERLFQPFFSTRAAGEGTGLGLALSRRIIIQHGGSIALSSVPGEGTQVEVRLPLRPVAPRVTGGMPDLASEPRVGRLG
- a CDS encoding peptide MFS transporter; the encoded protein is MQGTVAAGDARKGHPRGLYLLFFTEMWERMSYYGMRGLLVLFLTSKVNGGFGWSTADALSLYGTYTGLVYLTPIAGGFIADRYMGQRRAVVLGGVLMMIGHLILALPSVTMFYAGLGFLIIGNGFFKPNISTMVGGLYAPGDGRRDSAFTIFYMGINLGAVLGNFICGTLGERVGWHWGFGAAGVGMLLGLIAFVSLQSKLLGKVGLVPERMVAAAEAKPGTPEKSGFSRDEFDRILVIFIMALFVVAFWTGFEQAGGLMNLYTNAKVDRGILGWEVPTTWFQNFNSIFIVTLAPIFAGLWSWLAARGKDPSIPVKMSMGLLFLSAGFLFMLGASSESASTGKAAAWWVVMAYLLHTMGELCLSPVGLSMVTKVAPARIVSAMMGVWFLANAAANKLAGVFGGYSEKLGEFSVFLYISVGTGIAGVLLLVVSPILKRMMHGTDEVKPSAPTSEQQGGSVAAA
- a CDS encoding POT family MFS transporter, giving the protein MAQATAAQSSKFPPQIPFIIGNEACERFSFYGMRNILTVFLIDYLLRTQIPDNALREAEAKSLMHTFMAGVYFFPLIGGYLADRFFGKYRIILGLSLVYCLGHACLAVFENSVTGFFTGLALIAIGSGGIKPCVAAMVGDQFNESNSHLVKKVFAIFYWTINFGSFFASLFIPLLLKHFGPSVAFGIPGVLMFIATFIFWAGRHKYVRVPATGANPHSFFKVVASALRNRGQGGGWLDGAKREHPEEAVDGVKAVFKVSALLLPFVPFFWMLFDQKASTWVVQARSMDPQVGPFTFQASQMQFVNPLLVMLLIPFLTAVVYPAFQRFGWELTPLRRMPLGLVIGALSFIIAGIFQVTMEGGTTLNIAWQILPYIVLTLGEILMSTTGLEFAYTQAPREMKGTIQSVWLVTNTLANVAVAITAKLNVFTGSGQFFFYAGFALVAAVGMALVARRYVVRDYYQTSAPVPTEERTAAGVTPGSAKSA
- the uvrA gene encoding excinuclease ABC subunit UvrA; this translates as MSEPDVISLRGAKEHNLKNVSLDIPKKKLVVFTGVSGSGKSSLAFDTLYAEGQRRYVESLSAYARQFLGQMEKPKYDTIRGLSPTISIEQKAASNNPRSTVGTVTEVHDYLRVLYASIGVQHCPNCGVKVGKQSAQQIVDEILKAPAGTKLQVLAPLVTNRKGEHKDLLAEAQKRGFSRARIDGALKSLEERIELDKKSKHDIALVIDRVVLKPDVKTRLTDSVETALREGKGTLIITDEKGTLASDRVMSELNACSKCGLSFGDLTPASFSFNNPLGMCTDCNGLGTKPEMDPDLIVPDTSRSIRDGAIEPWAGSMNRGEGWTADFVESLAKAFKIDLDVPYAKLTKREKDTLMYGANGKSFTVAWGEGGKYKMEWEGLVERMMRNFKTTTSEARRTELQKYFSDKPCPSCKGERLKPESRAVKVHGRSIVELSRLTISDSLGFLGDMALSAHERKIATELLKEIRSRLSFLVDVGLGYLMLDRTASTLSGGESQRIRLASQMGSELTGVIYILDEPSIGLHQRDNGKLLLTLKRLRDLGNSVIVVEHDEETMEEADWLVDFGPGAGELGGQVVAQGTPEQVMANEASSTGAYLSGRQEIEIPQERRKPDPKRKLVIQGAQENNLKNVDAEIPLGVFSAITGVSGAGKSTLINEILFPALARHLYESRESPGKHKAVLGMEHLDKVIDIDQRPIGRTPRSNPATYTKLFDNIREVFAMTPEARAFGYGPGRFSFNIKGGRCEACEGDGVKLVEMHFLADVYVPCEVCAGKRFNEATLRVRYKGKNIAEVLDMSVREAMEHFGAHRDIMRVLQTLHDVGLGYIRLGQPSPTLSGGEAQRIKLARELARVATGRTLYILDEPTTGLHFEDIRKLLSVLNRLVEAGNSVLVIEHNLDVIKSADWLIDLGPEGGAGGGRILAAGTPEQVAEVEGSHTGRYLGHVLTKARRARVGVRVDDPVPVKKGARG